A genome region from Cumulibacter manganitolerans includes the following:
- a CDS encoding GAF and ANTAR domain-containing protein yields MDGPDGLRMAEIAARLHRDTDEDLTVDSIVSLAVEVIPDAQLASVTLNASRRAGFATLGATSDIARQVDQHQYDLLEGAAVETAEREEWVRSGDLDTDGRWPRWGAEAADLGVLSVLSVALKTEERRTGALNLYSLQRGRFADRETVEVALMFGVHASSALAASRVVSGLENALSTRHTIGIAQGMLMERYQLSLDQSFNVLRRVSSHENTKLAQVARQLVETGSLPTSPEQEPSVESHPIQRDGSSMGYVVADSRDAAPDSLDPAPDRSRERAAD; encoded by the coding sequence ATGGACGGCCCTGACGGTCTGCGCATGGCGGAGATCGCCGCCCGGCTCCACCGGGACACCGACGAGGACCTGACGGTCGACTCGATCGTCTCTCTCGCGGTGGAGGTGATCCCGGACGCGCAGCTGGCGAGCGTGACGCTGAACGCGTCACGCCGTGCCGGTTTCGCCACGCTCGGCGCCACGTCCGACATCGCGCGTCAAGTCGACCAGCACCAGTACGACCTGCTCGAGGGCGCCGCCGTCGAGACGGCCGAGCGCGAGGAGTGGGTGCGCAGCGGCGATCTCGACACCGATGGCCGCTGGCCGCGCTGGGGCGCGGAGGCGGCGGACCTCGGTGTGCTGTCGGTGCTGAGCGTCGCGCTGAAGACCGAGGAGCGCCGCACCGGTGCCCTCAATCTCTACAGCCTCCAGCGCGGCCGGTTCGCCGATCGGGAGACTGTCGAGGTCGCGCTCATGTTCGGCGTGCACGCCTCCAGCGCGCTCGCCGCGTCGCGCGTCGTCAGTGGCCTGGAGAACGCGTTGAGCACCCGGCACACGATCGGCATCGCGCAGGGCATGCTGATGGAGCGCTACCAGCTCAGCCTGGACCAGTCGTTCAACGTCCTGCGGCGGGTCTCCTCCCACGAGAACACCAAGCTCGCCCAGGTCGCCCGCCAGCTGGTCGAGACCGGGAGCCTGCCGACCTCGCCCGAGCAGGAACCGTCGGTCGAGTCGCACCCCATCCAGCGGGACGGGTCGTCGATGGGGTACGTCGTGGCCGACTCGCGGGACGCCGCGCCCGACTCCCTCGACCCCGCGCCGGATCGCTCCCGCGAGCGTGCCGCGGACTGA
- a CDS encoding MMPL family transporter, giving the protein MPATPPGRREAQTRDTTPRRWRRGVLGALVILGWLAIAGIGGPTMGKLSQVSTNDASAFLPASAESVRASEKLRELDDSGALPALVTVLDAEAQKAAFGGAPPAGPPGAAYAAQIVGKVTVDGTPLTELLAANQPSLALPANDGSGVLLIIPLDSSKMAQLIDGEKTYLEATVAALRAQVPDATGAQTVHVTGPAGYATDLGAAFGGIDGLLLLVTLGVVLLILLVVYRSVILPFLVLFSSVTGLALAGLIVYLLAKADIIVLNGQSQGILSILVIGAATDYSLLLVSRYREELEKHDRPFDAIKAAWRACVEPIAASAGTVIAGLLCLLLSDLNSNRGLGPVGAIGIVASVAVSLTFLPALLMLGRWVFWPRISHAGEHRAESHGVWTRIAGSVERNPRRIWITVGAVLIAFCFAVPTFKAEGTADADVFLTKVDAVDGQRALQEHFDAGAADPLRVVIAADKAPELVDKLGGTNGVASATVGQGQTDDGRTEVVVVPTDPDKAQQLVEPVRDVAHAVDRDALVGGDPAVKYDTKETSQQDLRIIIPIVLTVVLVILMMLLRAVVAPLMLIVATVVSFGTALGVSALLFNHVFDFPGSDPAVPLIGFIFLVALGVDYSIFLMTRAREEVGRLGPRAGVTRALTVTGGVITSAGVVLAATFGTLAVIPLLFLAQLAFVVAFGVLLDTLIVRTLLVPALAIDAGRFTWWPSKLSHRTPAQDAAPEERELVDR; this is encoded by the coding sequence ATGCCTGCTACGCCCCCCGGACGCCGCGAGGCGCAGACTCGCGACACCACTCCTCGTCGGTGGCGCCGCGGGGTGCTCGGAGCGCTGGTGATTCTCGGGTGGCTGGCGATCGCCGGGATCGGTGGACCGACCATGGGCAAGCTGTCCCAGGTGTCCACCAACGACGCCTCGGCGTTCTTGCCGGCGTCCGCCGAGTCGGTCCGCGCGAGCGAGAAGCTCCGTGAGCTCGACGACTCGGGAGCGCTGCCGGCGCTCGTGACGGTTCTCGATGCCGAAGCGCAGAAGGCCGCCTTCGGAGGAGCGCCGCCGGCCGGTCCGCCCGGTGCGGCGTACGCCGCGCAGATCGTCGGCAAGGTGACGGTCGACGGGACCCCGCTCACCGAGCTGCTCGCCGCCAACCAGCCGTCGCTCGCGCTGCCGGCGAACGACGGATCGGGCGTGCTGCTGATCATTCCGCTGGACTCCTCGAAGATGGCGCAGCTCATCGACGGCGAGAAGACGTATCTGGAAGCCACCGTTGCGGCGTTGCGTGCCCAGGTCCCGGACGCGACCGGCGCGCAGACGGTGCACGTCACCGGACCGGCCGGGTACGCGACCGATCTCGGCGCGGCGTTCGGCGGCATCGACGGCCTGCTGCTGCTGGTCACCCTCGGCGTCGTGCTGCTGATCCTGCTGGTCGTCTACCGGTCGGTGATCCTGCCGTTCCTCGTGCTGTTCTCCTCGGTGACCGGTCTCGCGCTCGCCGGGCTGATCGTGTACCTGCTGGCGAAGGCCGACATCATCGTGCTGAACGGCCAGTCCCAGGGCATCCTGTCGATCCTCGTCATCGGCGCGGCCACCGACTACAGCCTGCTGCTGGTCTCCCGCTACCGCGAGGAGCTGGAGAAGCACGACCGGCCGTTCGACGCGATCAAGGCCGCGTGGCGGGCGTGCGTCGAGCCGATCGCGGCCTCCGCGGGCACCGTTATCGCGGGCCTGCTGTGCCTGCTGCTGTCGGACCTCAACTCCAACCGCGGTCTCGGCCCGGTCGGGGCCATCGGCATCGTCGCATCCGTGGCGGTGTCGCTGACCTTCCTCCCGGCGCTGCTGATGCTCGGCCGCTGGGTGTTCTGGCCGCGCATCTCGCACGCCGGCGAGCACCGCGCGGAGTCCCACGGCGTGTGGACGCGCATCGCGGGCAGCGTCGAGCGGAACCCGCGGCGGATCTGGATCACCGTGGGCGCCGTCCTGATCGCCTTCTGCTTCGCCGTCCCCACTTTCAAGGCCGAGGGCACCGCGGACGCCGACGTGTTCCTCACCAAGGTGGACGCCGTCGACGGACAGCGCGCGCTGCAGGAGCACTTCGACGCCGGAGCCGCCGACCCGCTGCGCGTGGTCATCGCCGCGGACAAGGCGCCCGAGCTGGTCGACAAGCTCGGCGGCACGAACGGCGTCGCGAGCGCCACCGTCGGCCAGGGTCAGACGGACGACGGCCGCACCGAGGTCGTGGTCGTGCCCACCGATCCCGACAAGGCGCAGCAATTGGTGGAGCCGGTGCGCGACGTCGCGCATGCCGTCGATCGGGACGCCCTGGTCGGGGGCGATCCGGCCGTCAAGTACGACACGAAGGAGACGTCGCAGCAGGATCTGCGGATCATCATCCCGATCGTGCTCACCGTGGTGCTCGTCATCCTGATGATGCTGCTGCGGGCGGTGGTCGCCCCGCTGATGCTGATCGTGGCGACGGTGGTCTCGTTCGGGACCGCGCTCGGTGTCTCGGCGCTGCTGTTCAACCACGTCTTCGACTTCCCCGGATCGGACCCCGCGGTACCGCTCATCGGCTTCATCTTCCTGGTGGCGCTCGGGGTCGACTACTCGATCTTCCTCATGACGCGCGCCCGCGAGGAGGTGGGCCGCCTCGGCCCGCGTGCGGGCGTGACGCGGGCGCTCACGGTCACCGGCGGCGTGATCACCAGCGCCGGTGTGGTGCTCGCGGCGACGTTCGGGACGCTCGCGGTCATCCCGCTGCTGTTCCTCGCCCAGCTGGCATTCGTGGTGGCCTTCGGGGTCCTGCTCGACACCCTGATCGTGCGCACCCTGCTGGTGCCGGCGCTGGCGATCGACGCCGGGCGCTTCACGTGGTGGCCGTCGAAGCTCTCCCACCGCACGCCAGCGCAGGACGCCGCCCCCGAAGAACGCGAGCTGGTCGACCGGTAG
- a CDS encoding DMT family transporter → MNPWLALLIAGAFEVGFTTCLKLGQRHKAWIWGFVGCAIVSFGLLSVALQEIPVGTAYAVWTGIGAVGTVLVGGLAFKERLSARVVLIVAVVVALIVGLKLTGE, encoded by the coding sequence ATGAACCCCTGGTTGGCGCTGCTGATCGCGGGCGCGTTCGAGGTCGGCTTCACGACCTGCCTGAAGCTCGGGCAGCGGCACAAGGCCTGGATCTGGGGCTTCGTCGGCTGCGCGATCGTCAGCTTCGGCCTCCTGTCGGTAGCCCTGCAGGAGATCCCGGTGGGCACCGCCTACGCCGTCTGGACGGGGATCGGCGCGGTCGGCACGGTGCTGGTCGGCGGCCTGGCGTTCAAGGAGCGGCTCAGCGCGAGGGTCGTGCTGATCGTCGCGGTCGTGGTGGCGCTCATCGTCGGCCTCAAGCTGACGGGGGAGTGA
- the idi gene encoding isopentenyl-diphosphate Delta-isomerase produces the protein MTAADGSDIEQVVLVDDAGRALGAVPKATVHTDRTPLHLGFSCYVVDPAGRMLLTTRAAGKTFGGVLTNAFCGHPAPGEPLESAVRRRAAHELGLELGDVRLLLPDFRYRAELRGVVENELCPVLLATGRGAPRPDPSEVCSLEWVSWPGLRDDVLTGRRAVSPWFADQIALLAGANDDPREWPPGDPARLPATLRDAG, from the coding sequence GTGACCGCCGCGGACGGCTCGGACATCGAGCAGGTGGTGCTGGTGGACGACGCGGGCCGCGCCCTCGGCGCGGTGCCGAAGGCGACGGTGCACACCGACCGGACGCCGTTGCATCTCGGCTTCTCCTGCTATGTCGTGGATCCGGCGGGGCGGATGCTGCTGACCACCCGGGCGGCCGGCAAGACCTTCGGCGGGGTGCTGACCAATGCGTTCTGCGGCCACCCGGCGCCCGGGGAGCCGCTCGAGAGCGCCGTACGTCGCCGCGCGGCGCACGAGCTGGGCCTGGAGCTCGGCGATGTGCGGCTCCTGCTGCCGGACTTCCGCTACCGCGCCGAGCTGCGCGGGGTGGTCGAGAACGAGCTGTGCCCCGTGCTGCTCGCGACCGGGCGCGGCGCGCCGCGCCCCGACCCGTCCGAGGTGTGCTCGCTGGAGTGGGTGAGCTGGCCCGGGCTGCGCGACGACGTCCTCACCGGGCGGCGGGCCGTGTCGCCATGGTTCGCCGACCAGATCGCGCTGCTGGCCGGCGCGAACGACGACCCCCGCGAGTGGCCGCCGGGCGACCCCGCGCGACTGCCGGCAACCCTCCGCGACGCGGGCTGA
- a CDS encoding CaiB/BaiF CoA transferase family protein: MSELLFSGLKVIDCGSYIAAPAATMILADLGADVVKIEPLGAGDPYRQVHRLPGNPAADLDYGSLLDNRGKRGLAIDLAGDDGRDVLRRLVTAADVFVTNYPIAARGRLGIDEASLVALNERLIYGSFTAYGEKGEEATKPGFDTTAYWSRSGLMDQVRTDGAAVPARSVAGMGDHPSAMSMYAGIVTALLQRERTGKGTVVRSSLLANGLWANGFLGTAALNAAPFTPRPPREEAMNALTCHYRCADDAWIVLAVLNEERQWPLLADGLGLSHLKDDPRFLTKPDRLASSRELVACFDEAFGARPRAHWVEVLRAAGIVFEMVATPQDIHDDLQARTNGYVVDYPALPGVRSVATPFFVDGVPTAPASPPPSPGQHTAELLAELGYADADIARMRATGTIA; the protein is encoded by the coding sequence ATGAGCGAGCTGTTGTTTTCCGGACTGAAGGTGATCGACTGCGGCAGCTACATCGCCGCGCCGGCGGCGACGATGATCCTGGCCGACCTCGGCGCGGACGTCGTGAAGATCGAGCCACTGGGCGCCGGTGACCCCTACCGGCAGGTCCACCGGCTACCGGGGAATCCGGCGGCCGACCTCGACTACGGGAGCCTGCTGGACAACCGCGGCAAGCGCGGCCTGGCGATCGACCTGGCCGGGGACGACGGCCGCGACGTGCTGCGTCGCCTCGTCACCGCGGCCGACGTCTTCGTCACCAACTACCCGATCGCGGCGCGTGGACGTCTCGGCATCGACGAGGCATCGCTCGTCGCGCTGAACGAGCGGCTGATCTACGGCTCGTTCACGGCGTACGGCGAGAAGGGCGAGGAGGCGACGAAGCCGGGCTTCGACACCACCGCGTACTGGAGCCGCTCGGGGCTGATGGACCAGGTGCGCACCGACGGCGCCGCGGTGCCGGCGCGGTCGGTCGCGGGAATGGGCGACCACCCGTCCGCGATGAGCATGTACGCCGGGATCGTCACCGCACTGCTACAGCGCGAGCGCACCGGCAAGGGCACCGTGGTCCGCTCGTCGCTGCTGGCGAACGGGTTGTGGGCGAACGGCTTCCTTGGAACCGCGGCGTTGAACGCCGCCCCGTTCACGCCGCGGCCGCCGCGTGAGGAGGCGATGAACGCGCTGACCTGTCACTACCGGTGCGCCGACGACGCGTGGATCGTGCTCGCCGTGCTGAACGAGGAGCGGCAGTGGCCGCTGCTGGCGGACGGCCTCGGGCTGAGCCACCTCAAGGACGATCCCCGCTTCCTGACCAAGCCCGACCGGCTGGCGAGCTCGCGCGAGCTGGTGGCGTGCTTCGACGAGGCGTTCGGCGCGCGGCCGCGGGCGCACTGGGTGGAGGTGCTGCGGGCCGCAGGCATCGTCTTCGAGATGGTCGCGACGCCGCAGGACATCCACGACGACCTGCAGGCGCGGACTAACGGGTACGTCGTCGACTATCCGGCGCTGCCCGGTGTGCGGTCCGTGGCGACCCCGTTCTTCGTCGACGGCGTGCCGACCGCGCCGGCGTCGCCGCCCCCGTCGCCGGGGCAGCACACTGCCGAGCTGCTCGCCGAGCTCGGCTACGCCGACGCGGACATAGCCCGGATGCGCGCCACCGGCACCATCGCCTGA
- a CDS encoding SRPBCC family protein has product MKLSIDRTVASRRSTQDTFDYLLDFRNAEEWDAGTVSCVRLSGDGSEGTRYLNRSKFAGREVELQYVVTGVDRPGTSFQIVGSTGSTTSTDDIRVSPADGGSSVRYRATFEFPTAFAPLYPLLVLLLKRLGDKTADRLAEVLGRPA; this is encoded by the coding sequence ATGAAGCTCAGCATCGATCGCACGGTCGCCTCGCGCCGAAGCACCCAGGACACCTTCGACTACCTGCTCGACTTCCGCAACGCCGAGGAGTGGGACGCCGGCACGGTGTCGTGCGTCCGGCTCAGCGGTGACGGCTCGGAGGGCACGCGGTACCTGAACCGGTCCAAGTTCGCCGGACGCGAGGTCGAGCTGCAGTACGTCGTGACGGGGGTCGACCGGCCCGGGACGAGCTTCCAGATCGTCGGCTCGACCGGCTCGACGACGAGCACCGACGACATCCGCGTCTCGCCGGCCGACGGTGGCTCCTCGGTGCGCTACCGGGCGACCTTCGAGTTCCCGACCGCCTTCGCGCCGCTCTATCCGCTGCTCGTGCTGCTGCTGAAGCGGCTGGGCGACAAGACGGCGGACCGGCTCGCCGAAGTGCTCGGACGACCCGCCTGA
- a CDS encoding TetR/AcrR family transcriptional regulator translates to MPRIVDHEERRRELATSVWSIIRTDGIEAVTIRALAERSGWSSGAVRHYLPTREAILEFAAGQVAAEARRFIESRPVTGDAVQDFRTALLATLPLTADTRAYLETWLAFVGAAVTGQGPAQKALLYDDLHSFLVETLTGFAADGRLATGSVGAVAISLHALLDGLAVHLLLHQITGREAEDAVDRWLAGSLVVPDPVREPAS, encoded by the coding sequence ATGCCGCGGATCGTCGACCACGAAGAACGGCGTCGCGAGCTCGCGACGTCGGTGTGGTCGATCATCCGCACCGACGGGATCGAGGCGGTCACCATCAGGGCACTGGCCGAGCGCAGCGGGTGGTCGAGCGGCGCCGTCCGGCACTATCTGCCGACCCGAGAGGCGATCCTCGAGTTCGCCGCCGGTCAGGTCGCCGCCGAGGCGCGCCGCTTCATCGAGTCGCGGCCCGTGACCGGTGACGCGGTGCAGGACTTCCGGACCGCCCTGCTCGCGACGCTTCCGCTGACCGCCGACACGCGCGCCTACCTCGAGACCTGGCTGGCGTTCGTCGGCGCGGCGGTCACCGGCCAGGGCCCGGCGCAGAAGGCCCTGCTGTACGACGACCTGCACTCGTTCCTCGTCGAGACGCTGACCGGCTTCGCCGCGGACGGCCGGCTGGCCACCGGCTCCGTCGGCGCCGTCGCGATCTCACTGCACGCCCTGCTGGACGGGCTGGCGGTGCACCTGCTGCTGCACCAGATCACCGGCCGCGAGGCGGAGGACGCCGTCGACCGCTGGCTGGCCGGGTCGCTCGTTGTGCCGGACCCTGTCCGGGAGCCGGCCTCGTGA
- a CDS encoding glycoside hydrolase family 15 protein → MANIEDYALIGDRHTAALVSREGSIDWLCLPRFDSPAAFAALVGDPDNGRWLIGPMGDDITSTRRYVDDSMVLETTHRTPSGVVRVYDSMPFGDGRHDVVRRIEGVEGTVRLKHEWVVRFTYGKVMPWVSRWRDYSDYGCDEILVAVAGPDRLTLRGPHLPKAADRRHCDEFDVHAGDVLVFETTYTPSYRPIPLPIDIRSRVQRNLREYSSWIKPLKYDGPYVAAVRRSLLTLRALTHEATGGIVAAPTTSLPEDIGGERNWDYRYCWLRDAALTLEALLMADFADAALAWRDWLVRAVAGDPQDVQIMYTVDGGRELPERELDYLSGYEDSRPVRVGNGAVDQRQADVLGEVMIALAMMRDVGADPEPEHAWQVQRALINNLCDTWKEPDNGLWEIRGPKRYFTHSRVMVWAALDRAISGVEHHGMHSDVDRWKETREAVRAEIMEHGFSSERGCFTQHYETTEVDSSLLLMADVGFIDPHDERYIATVQAIEHDLLQNGLLLRYRTQSGVDGLSGDESPFLACSFWLVSAYALIGRLDDAHALMSRLVGLCNDVGLLSEEYDTKAQRQIGNFPQAFSHLALVVAAYAIESAEQDAEGGDQAAPRPRRGK, encoded by the coding sequence ATGGCCAACATCGAGGACTACGCACTCATCGGCGACCGGCACACCGCCGCGCTGGTCTCCCGCGAAGGATCCATCGACTGGCTGTGCCTGCCCCGTTTCGACTCCCCGGCCGCATTCGCGGCGCTGGTCGGCGATCCCGACAACGGGCGGTGGCTGATCGGTCCCATGGGCGACGACATCACCAGCACGCGACGGTACGTCGACGACTCGATGGTCCTGGAGACGACGCACCGCACGCCGAGCGGCGTGGTCCGCGTCTACGACTCGATGCCGTTCGGCGACGGCCGGCACGACGTCGTCCGGCGCATCGAAGGCGTCGAGGGCACCGTGCGCCTCAAGCACGAGTGGGTGGTCCGCTTCACCTACGGCAAGGTGATGCCCTGGGTCTCCCGGTGGCGGGACTACAGCGACTACGGGTGCGACGAGATCTTGGTCGCGGTGGCCGGCCCGGACCGGCTGACCCTGCGCGGCCCGCACCTGCCGAAGGCCGCCGACCGGCGGCACTGCGACGAGTTCGACGTCCACGCCGGTGACGTCCTCGTCTTCGAGACGACCTATACGCCGTCGTACCGGCCGATCCCGTTGCCGATCGACATCCGCAGCCGCGTGCAGCGCAACCTGCGCGAGTACTCCTCGTGGATCAAGCCGCTGAAGTACGACGGGCCGTACGTCGCCGCGGTCCGCAGGTCGCTGCTGACCCTCCGCGCCCTCACCCACGAGGCCACGGGCGGCATCGTGGCGGCGCCCACGACATCGCTGCCCGAGGACATCGGAGGCGAGCGCAACTGGGATTACCGGTATTGCTGGCTTCGCGACGCCGCGCTCACCCTCGAGGCGCTGCTGATGGCGGACTTCGCCGACGCCGCCCTCGCCTGGCGCGACTGGCTCGTGCGAGCGGTCGCGGGCGATCCGCAGGACGTGCAGATCATGTACACCGTCGACGGCGGCCGCGAGCTGCCCGAGCGCGAGCTGGACTACCTCTCCGGCTACGAGGACTCGCGACCGGTGCGGGTGGGCAACGGCGCGGTCGATCAACGCCAGGCCGACGTCCTCGGCGAGGTCATGATCGCGCTCGCGATGATGCGCGACGTCGGGGCGGACCCGGAGCCCGAGCACGCCTGGCAGGTCCAGCGAGCGCTGATCAACAATCTCTGCGACACCTGGAAGGAACCCGACAACGGGCTGTGGGAGATCCGCGGCCCCAAGCGCTACTTCACGCACTCGCGGGTCATGGTGTGGGCCGCCCTCGACCGCGCGATCTCCGGCGTGGAGCACCACGGCATGCACAGCGACGTCGACCGCTGGAAGGAGACGCGAGAGGCGGTGCGCGCGGAGATCATGGAGCACGGCTTCAGCTCCGAGCGCGGCTGCTTCACACAGCACTACGAGACGACCGAGGTCGACTCCTCGCTGTTGCTCATGGCGGACGTCGGGTTCATCGATCCGCACGACGAGCGCTACATCGCCACCGTGCAAGCGATCGAGCACGACCTCCTGCAGAACGGGCTCTTGCTGCGCTACCGCACGCAGTCCGGCGTCGACGGCCTCAGCGGCGACGAGTCGCCGTTCCTGGCCTGCTCGTTCTGGCTCGTCTCCGCGTACGCGCTGATCGGCCGGCTCGACGACGCCCACGCGTTGATGAGTCGCCTGGTCGGCCTGTGCAACGACGTCGGGCTGCTGTCGGAGGAGTACGACACGAAGGCGCAGCGCCAGATCGGCAACTTCCCTCAGGCGTTCTCGCACCTCGCGCTCGTGGTCGCCGCCTATGCGATCGAATCGGCGGAGCAGGACGCCGAGGGCGGCGACCAGGCCGCGCCACGTCCCCGACGCGGCAAGTGA
- a CDS encoding NAD(P)/FAD-dependent oxidoreductase has product MDHDVTIVGAGLAGLSAAVALTRRGYDVVVLEQEPVVGGRVRTDDVDGYQLDRGFQILNSAYPAVRRMVDLPALRCHRFDSGMLVRRDGRLVTLAHPVRHPALLPPTLRSGLLQPRDVIAAVRWLAPVLAAPRRVVAGPDRTLRAAWDRAGLRGRLRSQALEPFLAGVLAEDDLATSDAFVRLLMRMFVLGRPLLPERGMRALPQQLAERLGDARVHLDCQVTGIDDTASGDGVVLRCADRAPVRSRAVLVATGPRAAARLTGAPSVPTKGLTTWWFGAAVAPSSSRLIAVDGTRSGPLVNTAVVSNVAPGYAPRGRHLVQASALLRPRTEVSEAQARAHAARIWGTATDDWELITRHDIPDALPEQPAPLRVTSATRWGPRRYVAGDHRDTASIQGALVSGQRAAASIVEDLRSS; this is encoded by the coding sequence GTGGATCATGACGTGACGATCGTCGGTGCCGGCCTCGCCGGGCTCAGCGCGGCCGTCGCCCTGACGCGGCGCGGGTACGACGTCGTTGTGCTGGAGCAGGAGCCCGTCGTCGGCGGCCGGGTCCGCACCGACGACGTCGACGGCTACCAGCTCGATCGCGGCTTCCAGATCCTCAACTCCGCCTACCCCGCCGTACGGCGGATGGTCGACCTGCCGGCGCTGCGCTGCCACCGCTTCGACTCGGGCATGCTGGTCCGCCGCGACGGCCGGCTGGTCACCCTCGCACACCCGGTGCGGCACCCGGCACTGCTGCCGCCGACCCTGCGCAGCGGACTGCTCCAGCCCCGCGACGTGATCGCGGCGGTCCGCTGGCTGGCGCCGGTGCTGGCCGCTCCCCGACGGGTCGTCGCGGGCCCCGATCGCACGCTGCGCGCGGCGTGGGACCGCGCCGGGCTGCGCGGGCGGCTGCGGTCGCAGGCGCTCGAGCCGTTCCTGGCCGGTGTCCTGGCCGAGGACGACCTCGCGACCTCCGACGCCTTCGTCCGCCTCCTGATGCGGATGTTCGTCCTCGGTCGGCCGCTGCTGCCCGAGCGCGGGATGCGGGCGTTGCCGCAGCAGCTCGCCGAGCGCCTGGGAGACGCTCGCGTGCACCTCGACTGCCAGGTGACCGGTATCGACGACACCGCGTCGGGCGACGGGGTCGTGCTGCGCTGCGCCGACCGGGCGCCGGTGCGCAGCCGAGCCGTCCTCGTGGCCACCGGACCGCGTGCCGCGGCACGGCTCACCGGCGCGCCGTCGGTACCGACGAAGGGGCTGACGACCTGGTGGTTCGGCGCTGCCGTCGCGCCGTCATCGAGCCGGCTGATCGCGGTCGACGGGACCCGCTCCGGCCCGCTCGTGAACACCGCGGTCGTGAGCAACGTCGCGCCGGGATACGCGCCTCGCGGGCGGCACCTCGTCCAGGCCAGCGCGCTGCTGCGGCCCAGGACCGAGGTCTCGGAGGCCCAGGCTCGCGCGCACGCTGCGCGCATCTGGGGCACGGCGACCGACGACTGGGAGCTGATCACGCGGCACGACATCCCCGACGCCCTGCCGGAGCAACCGGCACCGTTGCGCGTCACGTCCGCGACCCGCTGGGGCCCGCGTCGGTACGTCGCCGGCGACCATCGCGACACGGCGTCGATCCAGGGCGCCCTCGTCTCCGGGCAACGTGCCGCGGCATCGATCGTCGAGGACCTTCGAAGCAGCTGA
- the tpx gene encoding thiol peroxidase has translation MATTALRGNPVHTVGELPAQGSKAPTYTLTGSDLSEVSSDSTQGKRVVLNIFPSVDTGVCAASVRKFNELAAGLDNTAVVNVSADLPFALSRFCGAEGIDNVIAASAFRDDFGQRFGVTMTDGAMRGLLARSVVVVDTDGTVLHSQLVPEITTEPDYDAAVAALG, from the coding sequence ATGGCAACCACCGCTCTCCGGGGCAACCCCGTTCACACTGTCGGCGAGCTTCCTGCTCAGGGCAGCAAGGCTCCCACCTACACACTCACCGGCTCCGACCTCTCGGAGGTCAGCTCCGACTCGACGCAGGGCAAGCGCGTCGTCCTCAACATCTTCCCGAGCGTCGACACCGGCGTCTGCGCGGCGAGCGTCCGCAAGTTCAACGAGCTCGCCGCGGGCCTGGACAACACCGCGGTCGTCAACGTCTCGGCGGACCTGCCGTTCGCGCTCAGCCGGTTCTGCGGCGCCGAGGGCATCGACAACGTGATCGCCGCGTCGGCGTTCCGCGACGACTTCGGCCAGCGGTTCGGCGTGACGATGACCGACGGCGCGATGCGCGGGCTGCTGGCCCGCTCGGTCGTCGTCGTCGACACCGACGGCACCGTCCTGCACAGCCAGTTGGTTCCCGAGATCACCACCGAGCCCGACTACGACGCAGCGGTCGCCGCGCTCGGCTGA
- a CDS encoding DMT family transporter — protein sequence MTAPKALAGHPRRSGWLWILVAGLFEVGFTVALKLQQQDARFGVLFGACAIASFACLSRGIRTIPLSIGYAVWTGIGSVGAVAVGIAAFGDPASLLRIGLVAGLIVALVALKLAGAHGEPARDEPDAGVDARLESEARG from the coding sequence GTGACCGCACCGAAGGCGCTCGCCGGCCACCCCCGTCGCTCGGGGTGGCTGTGGATCCTGGTCGCCGGACTCTTCGAGGTCGGGTTCACGGTCGCGCTGAAGCTGCAGCAGCAGGATGCCCGCTTCGGCGTGCTGTTCGGGGCGTGCGCGATCGCCAGCTTCGCGTGCCTCTCGCGCGGCATCAGGACGATCCCGCTGAGCATCGGGTACGCGGTGTGGACCGGCATCGGCAGCGTCGGGGCGGTCGCGGTCGGTATCGCGGCGTTCGGCGACCCGGCGAGCCTGCTGCGGATCGGGCTGGTGGCCGGCCTGATCGTCGCGCTCGTCGCGCTGAAGCTCGCCGGCGCCCACGGTGAACCCGCTCGCGATGAGCCGGACGCCGGTGTGGATGCGCGGCTAGAGTCGGAGGCTCGTGGGTGA